ATAACGCTCAACCGACAGGTTGAGGTTTACCATAGTCGGGGCGATATAAGCTAGATTGTCGCCCCCATCCAAAGCAAGGTTTACTTCTGCTTTGCGTCTGAATTCATCTAGTTTTTTGTGATCTTTGGCATATATCCAACGCGCTGTACTGACATTCACGTGCTCATAAATGGCATCTACGTTGTATTCTGCTTTTAAGCGAGCGACCACTACATCAAACTGCAATACACCAACCGCACCCACAATTAAGTCATTGTTGGTCAGCGGTCTAAATACTTGAACCGCACCTTCTTCAGACAATTGGATCAGGCCTTTTTGCAATTGTTTTTGCTTAAGCGGATCTTTTAGTCGAATCCGTTTGAATAATTCAGGAGCGAAGTTAGGAATACCTGCAAAACGAAACTTTTCACCCCAGGTAAATGTATCACCGATTTGGATGGAACCATGGTTGTGCAGACCTATGATATCGCCAGCGTAAGCTTCTTCGAGCAAGGAACGATCCCCGGCCAGAAAAGTTAAAGCATCAGAGATACGGACATCTTTACCGATTCGAGTCTGATGCATTTTCATGCCCTTCTCGTACTTACCCGAAACGATACGGCAAAATGCAATACGATCCCGATGTTTAGGGTCCATGTTAGCCTGAATTTTAAACACAAAACCACTGAATTTGTTTTCATCGGCTTTCACTTTACCTTGGTCCGTTTCACGGCCCTGAGGTTTTGGTGCCCACTTTACTAAGCCATCCAACATGTGGTCGACACCAAAGTTGCCCAGTGCGGTACCAAAAAATACTGGTGTCAATTCACCACTTAGAAACGATTGCAAATCAAATTCATGTGACGCACCTTTTACCAGCTCAAGCATTTCACGTAACTCATCGGCATAGCTACCTATGGCTATATCTAGTTCCGGATTATCGAGCCCTTTAATGATGCGTTCTTCTTGAATGGTGTGTCCCAAGCCAGACTTATACAGCATGGTTTCATCACGGAGTAGATGATAAACCCCTTTGAATTCCTTTCCCATACCAATTGGCCAAGTAATAGGCGCGCACTTGATATTTAAAACGTCTTCAACTTCATCCAGTAAGTCAATTGGATCCCGCGTATCTCGATCAAGTTTATTGATAAATGTGATAATGGGTGTGTCTCGTAAGCGAGTCACTTCCATAAGTTTAATGGTTCTAGCTTCAACACCTTTAGCTGCATCAATAACCATCAAGCATGAGTCAACCGCTGTCAAGGTGCGATAGGTATCTTCGGAGAAGTCTTCGTGTCCAGGGGTATCAAGCAAGTTGACTAAATGATCACGATAAGGAAATTGCATAACTGATGTGGTGACAGATATCCCTCTTTCTTTCTCCATTTCCATCCAATCAGATTTGGCATGTTGCCCCGATTTTTTGCCTTTCACTGTACCTGCTTTTTGCAGCGCATTACCGAATAACAATACTTTTTCAGTAATGGTGGTTTTACCCGCATCGGGGTGAGAAATAATCGCAAAGGTGCGGCGTTTATCAACTTCTTGCTGGAATGACATGAGTTCTCTATATGGCTAATTAATTACAAAGATTTTTGGGCGCGAATTGTATACGAGATAGGTGCAAAAGTCCCGAAGCTTGTTGCCAGTTTCATTTATGAATTAATATCTTGATAATCGCAAGTCAGTGAATAAAAAAATTAAATTTACATTTACTGTTTGTTGAGATTAGCTTATATTCTGAACAGGTAAGTTTTTTACCTTTTGTTTCTCAGTAAATTTAGTCAATCTGGAAATAAGCCAATGTCACGAAGAAAAATGTTTAGTGGTTCACAACTACGTTCTTTGCGTAAGGAAGCTGGATACACTCAAGAAGAATTAGGTATGCGAGTTGGAATCAGTCGTGAAACTGTTTCAGCTATAGAAAATGATAAACCTGAAACCATGAACAGTATAGGCGTTGAAGTCATCAGTAAGTGGTGGTCAAT
Above is a window of Aliiglaciecola sp. LCG003 DNA encoding:
- the prfC gene encoding peptide chain release factor 3; this translates as MSFQQEVDKRRTFAIISHPDAGKTTITEKVLLFGNALQKAGTVKGKKSGQHAKSDWMEMEKERGISVTTSVMQFPYRDHLVNLLDTPGHEDFSEDTYRTLTAVDSCLMVIDAAKGVEARTIKLMEVTRLRDTPIITFINKLDRDTRDPIDLLDEVEDVLNIKCAPITWPIGMGKEFKGVYHLLRDETMLYKSGLGHTIQEERIIKGLDNPELDIAIGSYADELREMLELVKGASHEFDLQSFLSGELTPVFFGTALGNFGVDHMLDGLVKWAPKPQGRETDQGKVKADENKFSGFVFKIQANMDPKHRDRIAFCRIVSGKYEKGMKMHQTRIGKDVRISDALTFLAGDRSLLEEAYAGDIIGLHNHGSIQIGDTFTWGEKFRFAGIPNFAPELFKRIRLKDPLKQKQLQKGLIQLSEEGAVQVFRPLTNNDLIVGAVGVLQFDVVVARLKAEYNVDAIYEHVNVSTARWIYAKDHKKLDEFRRKAEVNLALDGGDNLAYIAPTMVNLNLSVERYPDIEFHKTREH
- a CDS encoding helix-turn-helix transcriptional regulator; this translates as MSRRKMFSGSQLRSLRKEAGYTQEELGMRVGISRETVSAIENDKPETMNSIGVEVISKWWSICRQKASEQTRESFFSTVMDYFGFSHS